One genomic region from Thalassomonas viridans encodes:
- a CDS encoding helix-turn-helix domain-containing protein, whose translation MFNFIMTGDDLRRIRLSANRSTEEMAKIAGVNRTTYERWERGIGFPRGDKLIMLLLYCKFDISQIIDGVEALKTEFSQYKDLDHDEQPNSYRISKKKNHLRPFELEGEPESENR comes from the coding sequence ATGTTTAATTTTATAATGACAGGTGATGACCTGCGACGTATCAGGCTCTCTGCCAACCGTTCCACTGAAGAAATGGCTAAAATAGCCGGCGTTAACCGCACTACCTACGAGAGGTGGGAAAGAGGCATAGGCTTTCCTCGTGGCGATAAACTTATAATGCTGCTGCTCTATTGCAAGTTTGATATTTCCCAGATAATCGACGGAGTTGAAGCGCTCAAAACAGAATTCTCCCAATACAAGGATTTAGACCATGATGAACAACCTAATAGTTACCGGATTTCAAAAAAGAAAAATCACCTCAGGCCGTTTGAATTGGAGGGCGAGCCGGAGTCTGAGAATAGATAG
- a CDS encoding ABC transporter ATP-binding protein, protein MQPIIQVSRLNKVYKGGFQALDNINLEIEPAEILALLGPNGAGKTTLISTICGIIDPSSGSITVDGRDIISGYRHTREMIGLVPQELTTDAFETVWDTVSFSRGLFGKKPDPEYIEKILKDLSLWEKKDNKMMELSGGMKRRVLIAKALSHEPKILFLDEPTAGVDVELRQDMWQLVKRLRESGVTIILTTHYIEEAEAIADRIGVIKNGQLILVEEKVALMSKLGKKQLQLELKQSLTTVPLELNAFELCLKDNGRRLVYTYDATLEHTGIAALMQKLSDAGIQFKDLKTDQSSLEDIFVSLVKEAK, encoded by the coding sequence TTGCAGCCGATAATTCAAGTCAGCCGGTTGAACAAAGTCTATAAAGGCGGTTTTCAGGCGCTGGACAATATTAACCTGGAGATAGAGCCGGCGGAGATTTTGGCGCTGCTCGGTCCCAACGGCGCCGGTAAAACCACTTTGATCAGCACCATTTGCGGCATTATCGACCCTAGCTCGGGCAGTATTACCGTGGACGGGCGCGACATTATCTCCGGTTACCGCCATACCCGGGAAATGATCGGCCTGGTGCCGCAGGAACTGACCACAGATGCCTTTGAAACCGTCTGGGATACCGTAAGTTTCAGCCGCGGCCTGTTCGGTAAAAAGCCCGATCCGGAATATATTGAAAAAATCCTCAAAGACCTGTCTTTGTGGGAGAAAAAAGACAATAAAATGATGGAACTCTCCGGCGGCATGAAACGTCGGGTATTGATCGCCAAGGCCCTGTCGCACGAGCCGAAAATTTTGTTTCTGGACGAGCCGACAGCCGGGGTCGATGTCGAACTACGCCAGGATATGTGGCAGCTGGTAAAGCGGCTGCGTGAGAGCGGCGTTACCATCATCCTGACCACCCATTACATTGAAGAAGCCGAAGCGATTGCCGACCGCATCGGGGTGATCAAAAACGGCCAGTTGATTTTGGTAGAAGAGAAAGTGGCCCTGATGTCTAAACTGGGCAAAAAACAGTTGCAGCTGGAATTAAAACAAAGCTTAACCACCGTGCCGCTTGAGCTGAATGCTTTTGAACTATGCCTTAAAGACAACGGCAGGCGACTGGTCTATACCTATGACGCCACGTTAGAGCATACAGGTATTGCTGCCCTGATGCAGAAATTGTCGGATGCCGGCATTCAATTTAAAGATCTAAAAACCGATCAAAGTTCCCTGGAAGATATTTTTGTGTCGTTAGTGAAGGAGGCCAAATGA
- a CDS encoding aminoacyl-tRNA deacylase: MAIAITLKEYLDKNNTHYDFIKHRTTVTALDSSRAAHLPASKVSKAVILESDNGEYLMASLPANSRLSLNEVYNLTGHHYRLVSEEKLLDLFPDCAVGAIPAMGNPYRMKMLVDDSLLEAEDVYIECGDHKNLLKLEHHDYAHLVAKMNHGNIRGANLGAPRIWERTGRDWSM; this comes from the coding sequence ATGGCCATTGCAATCACACTGAAGGAATACTTGGATAAGAACAACACCCACTATGACTTCATCAAGCACCGTACTACGGTAACCGCATTAGATTCTTCCAGGGCAGCCCATTTGCCGGCATCGAAAGTCAGCAAGGCGGTTATTTTGGAAAGCGACAACGGGGAGTACCTGATGGCTTCCCTGCCGGCAAACAGCCGTTTGTCGTTAAACGAAGTTTATAACCTCACCGGCCACCACTACAGGTTGGTAAGCGAAGAGAAGTTGCTGGATTTATTTCCCGACTGCGCCGTAGGGGCGATTCCGGCAATGGGCAACCCTTACCGCATGAAAATGCTGGTGGATGACAGCCTGCTGGAAGCAGAAGACGTTTATATTGAATGCGGCGATCATAAAAACCTGCTGAAACTTGAGCATCACGACTATGCCCATTTAGTGGCGAAAATGAATCACGGTAATATCAGGGGCGCTAATCTTGGTGCTCCCAGGATATGGGAGAGAACCGGCAGGGATTGGTCGATGTAA
- a CDS encoding CesT family type III secretion system chaperone yields MAYEKHQLQYWLNELGSAFGAQFTLNDKGRCTLQVDNNTSLALLTDENNKAYSITCHLMDLQELNREQVFSQALSLNLNQIETSGAAIALDQKHNALMLCYTADVDRTEYQDFKNTLDNFVDKAEQLIQTLNVSPNTTGTNTSAAPDALFGMLRI; encoded by the coding sequence ATGGCATATGAAAAACATCAACTTCAATATTGGCTTAATGAACTCGGCTCGGCATTTGGCGCTCAGTTTACTTTAAATGATAAAGGCCGTTGTACCTTACAGGTAGACAACAACACCTCACTTGCTTTGTTAACCGATGAGAACAACAAAGCTTATTCGATAACCTGCCACTTAATGGATTTACAGGAATTAAACCGTGAGCAAGTGTTCAGCCAGGCCCTATCGCTGAATTTAAACCAAATTGAAACTAGCGGCGCCGCAATCGCCCTGGATCAAAAGCACAATGCGCTCATGCTTTGTTATACCGCCGATGTTGACAGAACTGAGTATCAGGATTTTAAAAATACCTTAGATAACTTTGTCGATAAGGCTGAGCAATTAATACAGACACTAAATGTCAGCCCGAATACAACCGGAACCAATACATCCGCTGCGCCCGATGCCTTGTTTGGCATGCTGAGAATTTAG
- a CDS encoding transporter — protein MGCSLFCLKQLSRHKQDGVELAGSKERVFAIGPGLRYHHQGFTLRANAYLESAALNRPEGHRFFQ, from the coding sequence CTGGGATGCTCCCTCTTTTGTCTCAAGCAGCTCAGCCGTCATAAGCAAGATGGCGTAGAGCTGGCCGGTTCCAAAGAGCGGGTTTTTGCCATAGGCCCCGGACTGCGCTACCACCATCAGGGGTTTACGTTAAGGGCCAATGCCTATCTCGAATCGGCGGCACTGAACCGGCCTGAAGGTCACAGGTTTTTTCAATAG
- a CDS encoding NADH:flavin oxidoreductase/NADH oxidase family protein — protein sequence MLSSVVEKTTEPENNATLASPFTLKCGQQIKNRLFKSAMSEQLGTRAHNPTSGLATLYGRWAEGGIGLSVTGNIMIDRTALGEPKNVVLDEASDLTLFKTWASAGKQNSSQIWAQLNHPGKQIPNFISKEPVAPSAIALARGLEKGFNKPRALTESEILEIINKFAVSAALAKEVGFSGVQIHGAHGYLVSQFLSQRHNQRQDKWGGSLENRMRFVLAVYQGIRDKVGADFPVGIKLNSADFMDGSFTEQDSMQVVQTLSEAGIDLIEISGGTYESPSMMGHKVKASTLKREAYFLDYIEKVRHLVDTPLVLTGGFRSATAMQGALDTGATDFIGLARTTAVDPDFPQKLLDDQEHKQELRQLTTGVRAVDNMAMLNITWYEQQLARMAKGKQPKANLSEWKTFFKVLLGAGIYSFRKRRA from the coding sequence ATGCTATCTTCTGTTGTCGAAAAAACCACTGAACCGGAAAACAACGCAACCCTGGCCAGCCCCTTTACCTTAAAATGCGGCCAGCAGATTAAAAACCGTCTGTTTAAATCCGCCATGAGCGAGCAGTTAGGCACCCGGGCGCATAACCCCACTTCCGGGCTGGCAACCTTATATGGCCGCTGGGCAGAGGGCGGCATCGGCCTGTCGGTTACCGGCAACATAATGATCGACCGCACCGCCTTGGGTGAGCCGAAAAATGTTGTGCTTGATGAAGCTTCAGATCTCACCTTGTTTAAAACCTGGGCCAGCGCCGGTAAACAAAATAGCAGCCAGATTTGGGCGCAGCTGAACCATCCCGGCAAGCAAATCCCCAACTTCATCAGCAAAGAGCCTGTGGCCCCTTCCGCCATCGCCCTGGCACGCGGGCTGGAAAAAGGCTTTAACAAACCACGGGCCTTAACCGAATCCGAAATTTTGGAAATCATCAACAAGTTTGCCGTAAGCGCCGCCCTGGCTAAAGAAGTTGGTTTTAGCGGCGTACAAATTCACGGCGCCCACGGCTATCTGGTAAGCCAGTTTTTATCCCAAAGGCATAACCAGCGCCAGGATAAATGGGGCGGCAGCCTGGAAAACCGCATGCGCTTCGTGCTTGCCGTCTACCAGGGCATACGCGACAAAGTAGGTGCAGATTTTCCTGTGGGCATTAAGCTTAACTCCGCCGACTTTATGGACGGCAGCTTTACCGAACAAGACTCAATGCAGGTGGTGCAAACCTTAAGCGAAGCCGGTATCGACCTGATCGAAATTTCCGGCGGCACCTATGAGAGCCCTTCTATGATGGGGCATAAGGTTAAAGCCTCCACCTTAAAACGTGAAGCTTACTTCCTCGATTATATTGAAAAGGTCAGGCACCTGGTGGACACGCCGCTGGTACTGACCGGCGGTTTCCGTTCGGCCACAGCTATGCAGGGAGCGCTGGATACCGGGGCAACCGACTTTATCGGCCTTGCCCGCACCACGGCGGTAGATCCTGACTTTCCGCAGAAACTGCTGGATGACCAGGAGCACAAACAAGAGTTACGGCAGTTAACCACAGGGGTGAGGGCAGTCGACAACATGGCTATGCTCAATATCACCTGGTATGAACAGCAGCTGGCCCGCATGGCCAAAGGCAAACAGCCCAAGGCCAATTTAAGTGAATGGAAAACCTTCTTTAAAGTTCTGCTTGGGGCGGGTATTTATTCTTTTAGAAAACGCCGGGCATAG
- a CDS encoding TetR/AcrR family transcriptional regulator: MARPRRSESTREALIKAGISQLSIYGYHGTGIKQILDEVKVPKGSFYNFFASKEAFVAELIIYYSKDLLAQLNAYFQHQAKDLTPLEKLKAINDLSLVKFADSDFQASCLIATISADIDADNSLCRQALNQAVGDCLQLIAALFEQAQQGGEVRRDIAPEQLAQLYWSTWQGALLRTKVAKDTQETRQCMELLLSTLCSHN; encoded by the coding sequence ATGGCCAGACCAAGACGCAGTGAATCAACCCGTGAGGCCCTGATCAAAGCAGGTATCAGCCAGCTTTCTATCTATGGCTATCACGGCACGGGAATAAAACAGATCCTTGACGAAGTTAAGGTGCCTAAAGGTTCCTTTTATAATTTTTTTGCCAGTAAAGAAGCCTTTGTTGCCGAATTAATAATCTATTACAGCAAGGATTTACTGGCCCAGCTAAACGCCTATTTTCAGCATCAGGCAAAAGATTTAACGCCCCTTGAAAAGCTAAAAGCTATCAACGATTTAAGCTTAGTTAAATTTGCCGATAGCGACTTTCAGGCCAGCTGCCTGATCGCCACCATATCAGCCGATATCGACGCCGATAACAGCTTATGTCGCCAGGCGTTAAACCAGGCGGTGGGCGACTGCCTGCAGCTGATCGCCGCTTTATTTGAGCAAGCCCAGCAGGGCGGGGAAGTGCGCAGGGATATTGCCCCGGAGCAACTGGCACAACTTTACTGGTCTACCTGGCAGGGAGCGCTGTTAAGAACCAAGGTAGCCAAAGACACACAAGAAACCCGGCAGTGCATGGAACTCTTGCTGAGCACCTTATGCAGCCATAACTGA
- a CDS encoding YtoQ family protein has product MEWKVYLSGEIHTDWRQQLIQGCQAHKLPVRFTSAVTDHEASDSAGDLLGAEQNNFWRDHKSAKVNNIRTKTLIEQCDIAVVRFGNKYKQWNAAFDAGYCAALGKPYITLHDEDIIHPLKEVDASAMAWAQTPEQVIEMLKYVVNSEF; this is encoded by the coding sequence ATGGAATGGAAAGTGTACCTTTCAGGTGAAATACATACCGACTGGCGGCAGCAGTTGATTCAGGGCTGCCAGGCGCATAAGCTGCCGGTGAGGTTTACTTCGGCAGTAACCGACCATGAAGCGAGCGACAGTGCTGGCGATCTGCTGGGAGCCGAGCAAAACAACTTCTGGCGCGATCACAAATCGGCCAAGGTGAACAACATCAGAACCAAAACCCTGATCGAGCAATGCGATATCGCCGTGGTGCGCTTTGGCAATAAATACAAGCAATGGAATGCCGCTTTTGACGCCGGTTATTGTGCCGCCCTGGGCAAACCCTATATTACCTTGCATGACGAAGATATTATCCATCCGCTAAAAGAAGTGGACGCTTCGGCCATGGCCTGGGCACAAACCCCGGAACAGGTTATTGAAATGTTAAAGTATGTGGTTAACAGCGAGTTTTAA
- a CDS encoding ABC transporter permease yields MNRYAVAAIYKFEMARTKRTIFQSILSPVISTSLYFIVFGAAIGSRITEIDGVSYGAFIVPGLIMLSLLTQSIANASFGIYFPKFTGTIYELLSAPVSYFEVVLGYVGAAATKSLLLCFLILATAGFFVPLEIAHPFWMLLFLFLTAISFCLFGFIIGIWADNFEKLQIIPLLIITPLVFLGGTFYSVNMLPPFWQTVTMFNPVFYLISGFRWSFNEIADVSVMLSLGVISGFLALCLLTVWWIFKTGYHIKQ; encoded by the coding sequence ATGAACCGATATGCCGTAGCCGCCATTTATAAATTTGAAATGGCCAGAACCAAACGCACTATTTTTCAAAGCATCCTGTCGCCGGTAATTTCCACCTCGTTGTATTTTATCGTGTTTGGCGCGGCGATTGGCTCGCGCATCACGGAAATTGACGGCGTCAGTTACGGCGCTTTTATCGTACCGGGTTTGATCATGTTGTCCCTGTTAACCCAGAGTATCGCCAATGCCTCGTTTGGTATTTACTTCCCCAAGTTCACCGGCACTATCTACGAGCTGCTTTCCGCCCCGGTGTCTTATTTTGAAGTGGTGCTTGGGTATGTCGGGGCTGCCGCCACTAAATCCTTGCTGTTGTGCTTCCTTATTCTTGCCACCGCAGGTTTTTTTGTACCGCTGGAGATCGCCCACCCCTTCTGGATGTTGCTGTTCCTGTTTCTTACGGCAATCAGCTTTTGCCTGTTCGGCTTTATTATCGGCATCTGGGCGGATAATTTTGAGAAGTTGCAGATTATTCCGCTGCTGATTATCACGCCGCTGGTTTTTCTTGGCGGCACCTTTTATTCGGTGAACATGCTGCCGCCGTTCTGGCAAACCGTTACTATGTTTAATCCGGTGTTTTATCTGATCAGCGGCTTTCGCTGGAGCTTTAATGAAATTGCCGATGTCAGCGTGATGCTCAGCCTGGGGGTGATCAGCGGGTTTTTAGCCCTGTGCCTGTTAACTGTGTGGTGGATTTTTAAAACCGGTTATCATATCAAGCAATAA
- a CDS encoding NAD(P)/FAD-dependent oxidoreductase, whose amino-acid sequence MDTVDTIVIGAGVVGLAVAAQLSKKQANVLIIDKNAAFGEETSSRNSEVIHAGIYYPQNSLKAQFCVDGKHALYDYCRQRNIPFKQTGKLLVAQNPDEEAYLQQILDKATANGVDDLTWQSHGELKKTYPELSSSAALLSPSTGIIDVHTYMQSLLAEVEQNDGFFVARTRMLTAEKTDKGFIVTLDSQGESIRLFCRYLINSAGLHSETVAKNISGMPARHIPRLHWCRGHYFSYSGKSPFDKLIYPVPEQNAVGLGIHATLDMGGQLRFGPDTEYIDELNYAVADNLKPKFIRQIKRYFPNLSSEKLQPAYSGIRPKLQGSQDSFKDFVIQNEDIHGVSGLINLFGIESPGLTASLSIARHVGEQLDLM is encoded by the coding sequence ATGGATACGGTTGATACAATTGTCATTGGCGCTGGCGTCGTTGGCTTAGCGGTTGCGGCACAACTTTCTAAAAAACAGGCCAATGTACTTATCATTGACAAAAATGCCGCCTTTGGTGAAGAAACCAGCAGCCGCAACAGCGAAGTGATCCATGCCGGTATCTATTACCCCCAAAATAGCCTTAAAGCGCAATTTTGCGTCGACGGAAAACATGCCTTGTATGATTATTGCCGGCAACGGAACATTCCTTTTAAGCAAACGGGCAAATTGCTGGTGGCACAAAATCCGGATGAGGAAGCATATTTGCAGCAAATTCTGGATAAAGCCACGGCAAACGGGGTTGATGATCTCACCTGGCAGAGTCATGGCGAGCTGAAAAAAACATATCCGGAATTATCGTCGAGTGCGGCTTTGCTGTCACCTTCGACCGGCATTATTGACGTGCATACCTATATGCAAAGTCTGCTGGCTGAAGTCGAGCAAAACGATGGCTTTTTTGTCGCCCGCACCAGGATGCTAACTGCCGAAAAAACTGATAAAGGCTTTATTGTTACGCTGGATAGCCAGGGAGAAAGCATCCGGTTATTTTGCCGCTATCTAATCAATAGTGCTGGTTTGCACAGCGAAACTGTGGCGAAAAATATTTCGGGTATGCCCGCCCGCCATATCCCGCGGCTGCACTGGTGCCGGGGCCACTATTTTTCTTATAGCGGTAAAAGCCCGTTTGACAAACTGATTTATCCCGTGCCGGAACAAAATGCTGTCGGTCTTGGCATTCATGCCACGCTGGATATGGGAGGGCAGTTAAGGTTCGGTCCGGATACCGAGTATATTGACGAACTCAATTACGCTGTTGCCGATAATCTCAAGCCAAAGTTTATCCGGCAGATAAAACGTTACTTTCCCAATCTGTCGTCGGAAAAACTACAACCTGCCTATAGCGGCATTCGCCCTAAACTCCAGGGAAGCCAGGACAGTTTTAAAGACTTTGTTATTCAAAATGAAGATATCCATGGCGTTAGCGGTTTAATTAATTTATTTGGTATTGAATCACCGGGACTCACCGCAAGTTTATCTATCGCCAGACATGTTGGCGAACAACTTGATCTCATGTAA